In Wolbachia endosymbiont of Spodoptera picta, a single window of DNA contains:
- a CDS encoding VirB4 family type IV secretion/conjugal transfer ATPase: protein MLRFRAIQSKNKSILSREVHAAEFIPYSCYWNSTTLITKQNWLVKFIKLNGFAFETADDEDLVIQNNIRNQMLRSISSPAFSLYFHTIRRKKNIFSDEFANQSLPNFFANHVNLKWREKHATRQSFINDLYITIIRRADTKGVEFLSHLLKKFGHVTSKHAWESDMRDTYEDLEETTNRIVTSLRNYSPKVLGVKETPNGLFCEIMEFLSRIVNCGFVTNTLFPLKTEISRYLPVHRLFFGHKMIQVVTHNESKYAGIVSIKEYGNNTSAGMLDSFLQLPYEFIITQSFQFTNRQMAIAKMQIQQNRMIQSADKAISQIAEISHALDDAMSGKIAFGEHHLTILCIEKSPKSLDNALSLVESELSNCGVYPVRERVNLEPAFWAQIPGNFDYIVRKGTISSLNLAGFASQHNYPTGKKFNNHWGDAVTVFDTTSGTPFFFNFHIRDVGHTMIIGPTGAGKTVLMNFLCAQAMKFSPRIFFFDKDRGAEIFLRALGGIYTIIEPRTKTNFNPLQLDDTPDNKTFLMEWIKSLILVYNDKFTSEDIARINDAIEGNFKLKKEDRFLRNLVPFLGLAGPDTLAGAISMWHDDGSHAAIFDNKEDLLDFSKARVFGFEMASLLKDPVALGPVLIYLFHRISISLDGTPSIIVLDEAWALIDNPVFAPKIKDWLKVLRKLNAFVIFATQSVEDASKSAISDTLVQQTATQIFLPNLKATSVYRDVFMLTEREYTLIKHTDPSTRFFLVKQGVNAVVARIDLKDLDDVVNVLSGRAESVLLLHDILKELGDDPKMWLPVFYQKVKNV, encoded by the coding sequence ATGTTGAGATTTAGAGCTATTCAATCAAAGAATAAATCTATTCTAAGTAGAGAGGTTCACGCTGCCGAATTTATACCTTATTCTTGCTATTGGAATAGTACAACCTTGATAACAAAGCAGAATTGGTTAGTTAAATTTATAAAATTAAATGGCTTTGCGTTTGAAACGGCCGATGATGAAGACTTGGTGATACAAAATAATATCAGAAATCAGATGCTAAGAAGCATTTCATCTCCAGCATTTAGTTTGTACTTTCATACCATCAGACGTAAGAAAAATATTTTTTCTGATGAATTTGCAAATCAGAGTTTACCAAATTTTTTTGCTAACCATGTAAATCTAAAATGGAGAGAAAAACACGCAACTAGGCAATCTTTTATTAATGATTTATACATTACGATTATTCGTAGGGCAGATACAAAGGGAGTAGAATTTTTATCACATCTACTGAAAAAATTTGGGCATGTAACTTCAAAACATGCTTGGGAAAGTGATATGCGTGATACCTATGAAGATTTAGAGGAAACGACAAATCGTATAGTAACAAGCCTTAGGAATTATTCGCCTAAAGTCCTTGGAGTAAAAGAAACTCCAAACGGACTGTTTTGTGAAATAATGGAGTTTCTGTCTAGAATTGTAAATTGTGGCTTTGTTACAAATACGCTTTTTCCACTAAAAACTGAAATATCAAGATACTTACCAGTTCATAGGTTATTTTTTGGCCATAAGATGATACAGGTTGTGACTCATAATGAAAGTAAATATGCTGGAATAGTTAGTATCAAAGAATATGGAAATAATACTTCTGCAGGAATGCTTGATTCTTTTTTACAACTTCCTTATGAATTTATTATCACGCAGTCTTTTCAATTTACAAATAGGCAAATGGCAATTGCGAAAATGCAGATACAGCAAAATCGTATGATACAATCTGCAGATAAAGCTATTTCTCAAATAGCAGAAATTTCTCATGCGCTTGATGATGCAATGAGTGGTAAAATTGCTTTTGGTGAACACCATTTAACTATCTTATGTATAGAAAAAAGTCCTAAATCATTGGACAATGCTTTATCATTGGTTGAATCGGAGCTTTCTAATTGTGGTGTTTATCCTGTTCGTGAGAGGGTTAATCTAGAACCAGCATTTTGGGCGCAAATTCCTGGTAATTTTGATTATATAGTAAGAAAAGGTACAATAAGTAGTCTTAATTTGGCCGGTTTTGCATCTCAACATAATTATCCTACTGGTAAAAAATTCAATAACCACTGGGGAGATGCTGTTACAGTTTTTGATACAACATCTGGCACTCCATTTTTCTTCAACTTTCATATAAGGGATGTTGGACATACTATGATAATTGGGCCAACAGGTGCTGGCAAAACTGTTTTAATGAATTTTTTATGTGCTCAAGCAATGAAATTTTCTCCAAGAATATTCTTTTTTGATAAAGATCGCGGTGCAGAAATTTTTTTAAGAGCACTTGGTGGTATCTATACTATAATAGAACCAAGAACTAAGACAAATTTTAATCCTCTGCAACTTGACGATACTCCTGATAATAAAACATTTTTGATGGAATGGATAAAATCTTTAATTTTAGTGTACAACGATAAATTCACTTCAGAAGATATTGCTAGAATTAATGATGCAATTGAGGGAAATTTTAAATTAAAAAAAGAAGACAGATTTTTGAGAAATCTTGTACCATTTTTAGGACTTGCGGGCCCTGATACTCTAGCTGGAGCAATATCTATGTGGCATGATGATGGCTCTCATGCTGCAATATTTGACAATAAAGAAGATTTGCTAGATTTTTCAAAAGCAAGAGTGTTTGGCTTTGAAATGGCTAGCTTGCTAAAAGATCCTGTTGCTCTTGGGCCGGTCTTGATTTATTTGTTTCATAGGATTAGTATATCGCTTGATGGCACTCCATCTATTATTGTTCTTGATGAAGCATGGGCGTTAATAGATAATCCAGTTTTTGCACCTAAGATAAAAGACTGGTTGAAAGTGCTGAGAAAGTTAAATGCTTTTGTGATTTTTGCTACTCAGAGTGTTGAAGATGCAAGTAAAAGTGCTATTAGTGATACGCTTGTACAGCAGACAGCAACACAAATTTTTTTGCCAAATCTGAAAGCTACTAGTGTCTATCGAGATGTTTTTATGTTAACTGAACGTGAGTATACACTGATCAAACACACAGATCCAAGTACTAGATTCTTTTTAGTAAAGCAGGGAGTTAATGCTGTAGTAGCTAGAATAGATCTGAAAGATTTGGATGATGTGGTCAACGTGTTATCTGGACGTGCAGAAAGTGTCCTATTGTTACATGATATATTGAAAGAACTCGGAGATGATCCAAAGATGTGGTTGCCTGTGTTTTATCAAAAGGTGAAAAATGTTTAA
- a CDS encoding TrbL/VirB6 family protein, translating to MMSRKSLLLILCLVITGCTMDCVEPGLQSRNTSVSIDVPVREAGEGVKIHWVDSGQVISKDEKIKFTLGGSVNFCPLKEGKNPKRVLVPAVFCANDLIPNYSNKLIDNASLDEREICGNIGFGNNEFYSNRRYVDTGIKANPGDKLSFSLVPREITINYDNPEGKGISFDDNCYRAEENDKKDKATIKDMLNGGTFFCGESGKRTKVEFPKINKENIEERRVLVGNGYTPYDNKVHFNKDYIQNSWINGALLDLRRTKIGLDKLCNGKKCDFNEISKYSSYELNCYYQKICYAKQGIDFNGNCVSSVRYKNYDKNNKCDMYSHLKGVEDKLKKIEENKDNTDFISNIEEETEDISWAEALVAKIGDLDDQNTVQCFPKRKETSDGLVCSKISDNFRDFSLKLNHDYGINKKVKPGSSVMLAIASNGNYFLHRGGYHVEVTRSCNFDSGKKLYMYLGDSPPEDPSARKTNNFKKVKKLDKITEDNVDYYIIDGSHLKDKESKKIYFGINVENVKKDDITDKEGKYYEDNKYTVNLFLKRKINDFISSTVNKIFDFITDGGEDGIKIPYEGYRKGLLQGIRALLILYVTFTVVGYMLGTIQLSKFDFIIRIFKIAFIVFAFSDRSWEFFGTTLSGLFVDGSIYLVDSFSGYIGEGGKKFAFLDLTAGVLFTGETWLKFLSLMLSGSFGFIAFLAILYATFVFLRCIISATFKYVISTVLVAFLLSLAPLFIVFILFQQTKTLFDNWIKTLAHVSLQPVILFSSLSLLNQLMYSVLYNLTNFSACYQCLISVNFLSYDLCLMKSILPLGYSPGTSVDVALSTGERAGGHFAALPIDLIQAFIYLIIASAMEAFVSISETMAQALFSSGYGVAQSVSHISRSASQAMLSTVGLDDRTQNMIHNIKQGMSKDRSKIEAKLPDTPKQADGKASTGREMSKSETLSQPDKQKDSDKTKGQVKED from the coding sequence ATGATGAGCAGAAAATCATTATTATTGATACTATGTCTTGTAATTACTGGCTGCACAATGGATTGTGTTGAACCTGGGCTGCAGAGTAGAAATACTAGTGTCAGTATAGATGTTCCAGTTCGTGAAGCTGGCGAAGGAGTTAAAATTCATTGGGTTGATTCTGGTCAAGTAATTAGCAAGGATGAAAAAATCAAATTTACTCTTGGTGGGTCAGTAAATTTTTGTCCTCTTAAAGAAGGGAAAAATCCAAAGAGAGTACTTGTGCCCGCTGTATTTTGTGCTAATGATTTAATACCAAATTACAGTAATAAGTTAATTGATAATGCTAGTCTTGATGAACGAGAAATATGTGGGAATATAGGCTTTGGAAATAATGAATTCTATAGCAATAGACGTTATGTAGATACCGGAATTAAAGCAAATCCTGGTGATAAGTTAAGCTTTAGCTTAGTTCCCAGAGAGATAACGATTAATTATGACAATCCGGAAGGGAAAGGTATCAGCTTTGATGACAATTGCTATAGAGCTGAAGAAAATGATAAAAAAGACAAAGCTACAATAAAAGACATGCTCAATGGAGGAACGTTCTTTTGTGGAGAAAGTGGTAAGAGGACTAAAGTAGAATTTCCTAAGATTAATAAAGAGAACATAGAAGAAAGAAGAGTGCTAGTTGGTAATGGCTACACTCCATATGATAATAAGGTACATTTTAATAAGGATTATATTCAAAATTCATGGATAAATGGTGCATTGTTAGATTTACGACGAACTAAAATAGGACTGGATAAATTATGTAATGGAAAAAAATGTGATTTTAATGAGATAAGCAAGTACAGCTCTTATGAGCTTAATTGTTACTATCAGAAGATATGTTATGCTAAACAAGGTATAGATTTTAATGGAAATTGTGTTTCTTCTGTAAGGTACAAAAATTATGATAAGAACAACAAATGTGATATGTATTCTCATCTTAAAGGAGTTGAAGATAAACTTAAAAAGATTGAAGAAAATAAAGATAACACTGATTTTATATCAAACATTGAAGAAGAAACTGAAGATATCTCCTGGGCCGAAGCTCTTGTTGCAAAAATTGGCGATCTTGATGATCAGAATACTGTTCAATGTTTTCCAAAAAGAAAAGAAACAAGTGATGGCCTAGTATGCTCAAAAATAAGTGATAATTTTAGGGATTTTTCCTTAAAGTTAAATCATGACTATGGGATAAATAAAAAGGTGAAACCTGGTAGTAGTGTAATGCTTGCTATAGCAAGCAATGGCAATTACTTTCTTCATAGAGGTGGATATCATGTTGAAGTAACTAGATCATGTAACTTCGATAGTGGCAAAAAATTGTATATGTACTTGGGTGATAGCCCGCCAGAAGATCCATCTGCTCGAAAGACTAATAATTTCAAAAAAGTAAAGAAATTAGATAAAATAACAGAGGATAATGTAGACTATTACATAATAGATGGAAGTCATTTAAAGGATAAAGAGTCTAAAAAGATATACTTTGGTATTAATGTAGAAAACGTAAAGAAAGATGATATTACGGACAAAGAAGGCAAATATTATGAAGATAACAAATACACAGTAAATTTATTTTTAAAAAGAAAAATAAACGATTTTATTTCATCAACTGTAAACAAGATTTTTGATTTCATAACAGACGGGGGTGAAGACGGAATTAAAATTCCATATGAAGGATATAGAAAGGGGCTTCTACAAGGAATAAGAGCTTTGCTTATTCTATACGTTACATTTACTGTTGTTGGCTATATGCTTGGAACAATACAATTAAGTAAATTCGATTTTATTATAAGAATATTCAAAATAGCATTTATAGTTTTTGCTTTTAGTGATAGAAGTTGGGAATTCTTTGGTACAACTTTGTCTGGGCTTTTTGTTGATGGTAGCATTTATTTAGTTGATAGTTTTTCTGGCTATATAGGAGAAGGAGGTAAAAAATTTGCATTCTTAGATTTAACAGCGGGAGTATTATTTACAGGAGAAACATGGCTGAAATTTTTGTCTTTAATGCTATCAGGATCTTTTGGCTTTATTGCATTTTTGGCAATACTTTATGCTACTTTTGTGTTTTTAAGATGCATTATTAGTGCTACGTTTAAGTATGTAATATCTACTGTTTTAGTGGCATTTTTATTGTCATTAGCACCTTTATTTATCGTATTTATTCTATTTCAACAAACTAAAACATTATTTGATAATTGGATAAAAACGCTGGCTCATGTTTCATTGCAACCAGTCATTTTATTTTCATCCTTGTCTCTTTTAAACCAGTTAATGTATTCAGTTCTATACAACCTCACAAATTTTTCTGCATGCTATCAATGCTTAATTAGTGTAAATTTTTTATCGTATGATCTGTGTCTTATGAAATCAATATTACCTCTTGGGTATAGTCCTGGTACTAGTGTTGATGTTGCGCTCAGTACTGGAGAAAGGGCTGGTGGGCACTTTGCAGCATTACCTATAGATCTAATCCAGGCATTTATATATCTCATCATTGCTAGTGCAATGGAAGCTTTTGTTTCTATATCAGAAACTATGGCGCAGGCGTTGTTCAGCTCTGGTTATGGAGTTGCTCAAAGTGTTAGTCATATTTCTAGGAGCGCATCACAAGCTATGCTGTCAACTGTTGGCCTTGATGATAGAACCCAAAATATGATACATAACATCAAGCAGGGAATGAGTAAAGATCGTAGCAAAATTGAAGCTAAATTGCCTGATACACCAAAGCAAGCAGATGGGAAAGCGAGTACTGGCAGAGAAATGAGCAAATCTGAAACACTAAGCCAGCCAGATAAGCAAAAGGATTCTGATAAAACAAAAGGACAAGTCAAGGAAGATTGA
- a CDS encoding type IV secretion system protein VirB3 — protein sequence MSTGSVQTNQLFKGLTRPAMLFGVSYMFAILNVLICMLIFINTNDLRVILLMLPGIHGLGYIASAKEPLFIELFMVKLGKCSKCLNRFYHGANSYDIT from the coding sequence ATGTCTACTGGCAGCGTACAAACGAATCAATTATTTAAAGGTCTTACAAGACCTGCAATGCTCTTTGGTGTGAGTTATATGTTTGCAATATTAAACGTTCTAATTTGCATGCTAATTTTCATTAATACAAATGATCTTAGAGTAATTCTCCTGATGTTACCAGGTATACATGGACTTGGCTATATAGCTTCTGCAAAGGAACCGTTGTTTATTGAGTTATTTATGGTAAAGTTGGGAAAATGCTCCAAATGTTTAAATCGATTTTATCATGGAGCCAATTCTTATGACATTACTTGA
- a CDS encoding TrbL/VirB6 family protein: protein MFEHLSNQNLVKLCISFVILFLLSGCGCIKPEDSSGLREKLDIVSTEQKWVDSGVYISDKIKVTEINIVPNKVNFCSQYKDFAIEPGVRNVTLPFALKAGDAISFSVVGSKMCKNNNGMVTYKKIDENCGEGEKEYFSHVLNQEKCQGEICPNKYEIGNAQWLNGKEYWSSELDQSEREEIRNVIDSIKQQGENVDCSKLSESSASKIDTRILNLLCGRICKFSFGSGEKGCLYIEYNSIEGEIFNTLNSRGESVIAEIIDNVLKEKRVKTDITLLRVHMDNEEFEHIPGGGICINCDHKIDRNHPKPELTFSLGDGKGKGGFNIRVTRIPNLEKSLYISVSDKFPEREPDETQGDVLLDISKVYNTQYMEGLKEKLKDKSGTIYYGIRDHGCDYKKNEGQFSINLTTKEPPVRTFSAIYNFFDEKVKTAFFGSSYKDTNAIHSDTSPVKSLYQSFVASNRTNTIRSTIVSLLVLYIVLYTLYYFFGLSHASIYEFLIICVKIGVITQLLNDNSWSFFYNNAFSIFVNAPKQLIEIANFRGTTSNVFEFLDLPLNRFLSAHSVLLIVSLIFSGPLGIVSFCLVIWGLITVSLSMFNALFSFITSIAIVALLLSLAPLFIICLLFGYTRQMFHNWVKNLARFAIHPVVLLIFISLISQVMDYIVYSVFNFEVCPTCILNLNLKIFNPCIIYGYASKHAPDITAMMAFVILGHAMKALVEASSTISDSLFGVYVASEPGRQYQQSLMGTVGLDEQSIQRRAGQQSGTPSRRPQIPQSAQRSAPKIPTNTGNQ, encoded by the coding sequence ATGTTTGAACATTTGAGCAACCAAAACTTGGTTAAGCTATGCATAAGTTTTGTGATACTCTTTTTATTATCTGGGTGCGGGTGTATTAAGCCAGAAGATTCATCAGGCTTGCGTGAGAAATTGGATATAGTGTCAACAGAGCAGAAATGGGTTGATTCTGGAGTCTATATTTCGGATAAAATAAAAGTAACAGAGATTAATATAGTGCCTAATAAGGTTAATTTTTGTTCGCAATATAAAGATTTTGCAATTGAACCTGGAGTAAGAAACGTTACATTACCGTTTGCGCTTAAAGCTGGTGATGCGATAAGCTTTAGTGTTGTTGGAAGTAAAATGTGTAAAAACAATAATGGCATGGTCACCTACAAAAAAATTGACGAAAATTGCGGTGAAGGGGAAAAGGAGTATTTTTCACATGTTTTAAATCAAGAGAAGTGTCAAGGTGAAATATGTCCTAATAAATATGAAATAGGCAATGCACAATGGTTAAATGGAAAAGAGTACTGGTCTTCAGAATTAGATCAAAGTGAAAGAGAGGAAATTAGAAATGTCATCGACTCTATAAAACAGCAAGGGGAAAATGTAGACTGTAGCAAGCTTTCAGAGAGCAGTGCAAGTAAGATAGATACGCGCATTTTAAATTTACTCTGCGGACGTATCTGTAAATTTTCTTTCGGCAGCGGAGAAAAAGGTTGCTTATATATTGAATACAATAGTATAGAAGGTGAGATATTCAATACTTTAAATTCTAGAGGTGAATCTGTTATTGCTGAAATTATTGATAACGTATTAAAGGAAAAACGGGTAAAAACTGACATTACACTATTACGTGTTCACATGGATAATGAGGAATTTGAACACATTCCAGGAGGCGGTATATGTATTAACTGTGATCATAAGATAGATCGTAACCATCCAAAACCAGAGTTAACTTTTAGTTTAGGTGATGGTAAGGGCAAGGGTGGTTTCAACATAAGAGTAACAAGAATCCCTAATTTAGAAAAAAGCTTATATATAAGCGTTTCTGACAAATTTCCTGAGCGTGAGCCCGATGAAACTCAGGGAGATGTACTTTTAGACATTAGCAAAGTTTATAATACTCAATATATGGAAGGCTTAAAAGAAAAGCTAAAGGACAAGAGTGGCACTATATATTACGGAATAAGAGATCATGGCTGTGATTATAAGAAAAATGAGGGTCAGTTTAGCATTAACCTTACAACTAAAGAGCCACCTGTAAGAACTTTTAGTGCGATATATAATTTTTTTGATGAAAAAGTAAAAACTGCATTTTTCGGTTCTAGCTACAAAGACACTAATGCGATTCACTCTGATACTAGCCCTGTGAAGTCTCTTTATCAAAGTTTTGTAGCATCAAATAGAACAAATACCATCAGATCTACAATAGTGTCGTTATTAGTATTATATATAGTTTTATACACCCTTTATTATTTTTTTGGATTGTCTCATGCTTCTATATATGAATTTTTAATTATATGTGTAAAGATAGGAGTTATTACCCAATTGCTGAACGATAACAGTTGGAGTTTTTTTTATAACAATGCATTTTCTATTTTTGTTAATGCTCCAAAACAGTTAATAGAAATAGCAAATTTCAGAGGTACAACATCAAATGTTTTTGAATTTCTTGATTTACCGCTCAATAGGTTTTTATCAGCACACTCAGTGTTACTAATAGTATCTCTTATATTCTCCGGTCCTTTGGGTATTGTATCGTTTTGCTTGGTGATTTGGGGTTTGATAACAGTGAGCTTATCGATGTTTAACGCCTTATTTTCTTTTATCACATCTATAGCAATAGTTGCATTATTGCTTTCTTTGGCGCCTCTTTTTATTATTTGCCTTCTATTTGGATATACTAGACAGATGTTTCACAATTGGGTCAAAAATTTAGCAAGATTTGCAATTCATCCGGTAGTGCTTTTAATTTTTATATCATTAATAAGCCAGGTTATGGATTATATTGTGTATTCGGTCTTTAATTTTGAGGTCTGCCCTACATGTATACTTAATCTTAACTTAAAGATTTTTAATCCTTGTATTATTTATGGTTATGCTTCCAAACATGCACCTGACATCACAGCTATGATGGCTTTTGTGATTTTGGGACATGCTATGAAAGCTTTAGTTGAGGCATCTTCAACAATATCTGATTCGTTGTTTGGTGTTTATGTGGCAAGCGAACCAGGAAGGCAATATCAGCAAAGCTTAATGGGAACAGTAGGTTTAGATGAACAAAGTATCCAAAGAAGAGCAGGTCAGCAATCTGGTACACCAAGTCGAAGACCTCAAATACCACAATCAGCTCAAAGATCAGCACCTAAAATACCGACAAACACAGGAAATCAATGA
- a CDS encoding TrbL/VirB6 family protein, protein MFKTKLSLLLVAIFLLNIDFLLSYPVFADVVSGTEKTEFVSRFNSNGSFSRASDPDCKAFETAAAVAGIAIAIGAIFTGIVLIVSSAGLFTALVIVGMIAAIVGVWKAVGGLIVCQHSFVRHPVAYDNDGRYKNFKLKDTGYSGDTDKNYRTEDEYFSALQKRSGKDGKQTEKDILNFTDWDVVNVDREHYYWPKNGVQYSEYIEVCHRNPLTFGNLFKTNDFNFRGEDGYIDFDIREKDTGYESGSWSPKVDGDLECKVLKSGQSEDIYGSTFRALRKMGRLCVELAEVRAAGTAWPQGIDIGCTELPPDRIAPMCEQSVILFKNKDGTGGEERSFINRDDDYKTLIRKKEKEGKIFVGYDNKSCFSSYVSEACYNQAGSKSLSPIPITSMIVQCIKESLDNLVAGIDSNGDKLKYEDGEKKGQEKGSFLSVAQGRLKNTVTAVLVLALILFSIKVMSGGVRSPQEMYMLIIKFALVIYFTTGSTMSHYYGELTKLSNGLSEIVLKASSESKNICNYESGTDYEYDRAGKRVSYSYLAPWDRLDCRILFYLGAPLDGIGGKIGTGGVATLAVLLGAAPVLLVAGSVIGIIFAGGQILVALVCIFMAILMMMVILWMCYVFILSLVALSVIIILSPLFIPMVLFQHTKGYFDGWLKELITYSLYPVILFAFLSFMFIACDKIYFKNLNFKLDESYKNEQPDKSYEKKQAEISYSKKKQWFKLKDGECDKNETTLACMMQNYSFKKSSILGLFDFTYMEFGSSLIGELLKLCLVLFLFYHFLNVLPGMAAELAGNHRAALGSGSTPAQMVNKALSAAKAAAGGAGQVAAAAVNKARGAIGGGGDDNKGSGSSSSESIKPGGE, encoded by the coding sequence ATGTTTAAAACTAAACTGTCATTACTGTTAGTTGCGATATTTTTATTAAATATAGATTTTTTACTCTCATATCCAGTATTTGCAGATGTAGTAAGTGGTACTGAAAAGACAGAATTTGTTAGCAGGTTTAATTCTAATGGTAGTTTTAGCCGTGCCTCTGATCCTGACTGTAAGGCGTTTGAAACAGCTGCAGCAGTTGCTGGGATAGCAATTGCTATTGGTGCAATATTTACTGGTATTGTTTTGATTGTCTCTTCTGCTGGTTTATTTACTGCTCTTGTTATCGTTGGAATGATAGCTGCAATTGTTGGAGTCTGGAAGGCAGTTGGGGGACTTATTGTTTGTCAGCATAGTTTTGTTAGGCATCCAGTTGCATACGATAATGATGGGAGATATAAAAATTTTAAACTAAAAGATACAGGTTATAGTGGTGATACAGATAAAAATTATCGAACAGAAGATGAATATTTTTCTGCATTACAGAAAAGATCAGGAAAAGATGGAAAACAAACAGAGAAAGATATTTTAAACTTTACTGATTGGGATGTTGTGAATGTTGATAGGGAACACTACTACTGGCCAAAAAATGGGGTGCAATATAGTGAATACATAGAAGTATGTCATCGCAATCCTTTAACATTTGGCAACCTTTTCAAGACGAATGACTTTAATTTCAGAGGGGAAGATGGATACATAGACTTTGATATCAGAGAGAAAGATACTGGATATGAAAGTGGGTCATGGTCTCCGAAGGTTGATGGCGATCTAGAATGTAAAGTGCTTAAATCTGGACAGAGCGAAGACATATATGGATCAACGTTCAGGGCACTGAGAAAAATGGGTAGGTTATGTGTGGAATTGGCTGAAGTTAGGGCAGCTGGAACTGCTTGGCCGCAAGGAATTGATATAGGATGCACGGAATTACCGCCTGATCGGATTGCTCCTATGTGTGAACAATCTGTGATATTATTCAAAAATAAAGATGGTACAGGTGGTGAAGAAAGGAGTTTTATCAACAGGGATGACGATTATAAAACTCTTATCAGGAAAAAAGAAAAAGAAGGAAAAATTTTTGTAGGTTATGACAATAAAAGCTGTTTTAGCTCGTATGTCTCTGAAGCTTGCTACAATCAAGCGGGAAGTAAGTCATTATCTCCTATTCCTATAACTTCTATGATAGTGCAATGCATTAAGGAATCGTTAGATAATTTAGTTGCAGGTATTGACTCAAATGGTGATAAGCTAAAATATGAAGATGGAGAAAAAAAAGGACAGGAGAAGGGTAGTTTTTTATCTGTAGCACAAGGAAGGTTGAAAAATACTGTAACTGCTGTTCTAGTTTTAGCTTTAATACTGTTCTCTATAAAAGTTATGTCTGGTGGAGTGCGTAGTCCGCAAGAAATGTACATGTTGATCATTAAATTCGCTTTAGTGATTTACTTTACGACAGGTAGCACTATGTCTCATTATTACGGGGAATTAACAAAGCTTTCAAATGGTTTGTCAGAGATAGTGCTTAAAGCGTCATCTGAAAGTAAAAATATATGTAATTATGAGTCAGGTACAGATTATGAATACGATCGCGCAGGAAAGAGGGTATCTTACAGTTATCTTGCACCTTGGGATAGGCTTGATTGCAGAATTTTATTTTATTTAGGTGCCCCTTTAGATGGAATTGGTGGCAAAATTGGTACTGGAGGTGTTGCAACGTTAGCGGTTTTGCTTGGCGCTGCTCCTGTCTTGTTAGTTGCAGGTTCGGTGATTGGTATTATTTTCGCTGGTGGACAGATCTTAGTAGCTCTTGTCTGTATATTTATGGCCATTTTGATGATGATGGTTATTTTGTGGATGTGCTATGTATTTATCTTATCTTTAGTTGCGCTTAGTGTAATTATCATCTTATCGCCTTTATTCATTCCTATGGTTTTGTTTCAACATACTAAGGGATATTTTGATGGTTGGCTAAAAGAGTTAATTACCTACAGTTTATACCCAGTTATCCTTTTTGCATTTCTATCTTTTATGTTCATAGCATGTGATAAAATCTATTTTAAAAATTTAAATTTTAAACTGGACGAGTCATATAAAAATGAACAACCAGACAAGTCATATGAAAAGAAACAAGCAGAAATCTCATATAGTAAGAAAAAACAGTGGTTTAAATTGAAAGATGGGGAATGTGATAAAAATGAAACTACTCTCGCATGTATGATGCAAAATTATAGCTTTAAAAAGAGCAGCATACTTGGTCTATTCGACTTTACATACATGGAGTTTGGCAGCTCTCTAATCGGAGAATTATTAAAATTGTGTTTAGTATTATTCCTCTTTTACCACTTTTTAAACGTTCTTCCCGGCATGGCTGCTGAGCTTGCTGGTAATCACAGAGCAGCACTTGGTTCAGGTAGCACTCCTGCACAAATGGTGAATAAAGCTTTATCTGCTGCCAAAGCTGCTGCTGGAGGTGCTGGTCAAGTTGCTGCTGCGGCTGTAAATAAGGCAAGAGGGGCTATTGGAGGAGGTGGAGATGATAATAAGGGATCGGGATCTTCCTCTAGTGAATCTATAAAACCAGGTGGAGAGTGA